In Vicia villosa cultivar HV-30 ecotype Madison, WI linkage group LG7, Vvil1.0, whole genome shotgun sequence, the DNA window ATAATTACATTTTCTGGTTTTAACAGGGTGCAGCATCTATGGCAAAGAGAAAAATAACTGTTCTAAGAGATGCCGGAGCTGCTTGTGATCATCCTATTGATCCATCATATCCAGAAGGTGCATACCTTACCAACATTCTGTTGAGAGTTTCATGAGCATAGTCTGTATTCTGTTGAGAATTACATTGGAAAGGTGCGTGCATACCTTACCAATGTAATTCTATATTTTGATGCAATTTTGCAGCATTTATTTTTCTGTCACTGAGAATAGAACGTGTTTTACTGAAATCAGTTGAAAGAGAAAATAGGAAtaggttttatttatttagttattgatTGTCAAACTGAATTAATTAATTCTGGAAGTCAAGGTCCTTGGCAAATTGCAAAATGATTCTTGAATATGTCTTTGTATTTTTGTTACATTATAGTCCCtccaataatttttattaaaaaaaaaagaagacaatCATCAAGATCAAAGAAGAGTGTTCGAGTGTAACTAAATAATGTTGGTTTATAGTTTTGACAAAAGATATACAAACAATTAAGTGTTAAAAATCTATTTGTCTTTTAGATAGAAAGTAGAGCCATTTTATAAAGAACATTTTGAAGAGCTTATTTTGGTTTCAATTCAGTCTCATAATTTTTTAGCCTTTCATTCATTTGCTCCTGCAATCAACACAACAAAACCCACTGGGTGGCatcaaaatcaataaaatttctTGAAGCTTCAAATTGGCTTTAAATGATTTTACGAAATTTCAATTGGAAGCTATGGCCCCAGATTGAATGAATCAAATTGGAAACTGAAAATTTTGAAAGCCAGGTGATGTCTTCTTTGTTTTTTGGCCATCTTTGCCAGTGCTCTGCTCGAGTCTCTGCCAGCGAATATAGCATAGCTCCGCCGGGACCGTAGTGGTGATGTTGAACACGCAACCTTTCACAGCTACGTATGTTGGCTTCGACGGATATGTGCCGTTGTATTCTCTCTGTTCTGTGCTGTaatttccattttttttcttGAATCTCACATCGCACAAAGAAAGAGATCTTTTGGAACTTTCGGTCACAAAACCCTGTTCAAAAAGACCCACGCTAATAGATCCACTAACAACGACCCAGGTTCAATTAGTTGAACCACAAATCTACCTAGTTCTGTttcttttttaaaacattatctCACATTTCATTGCTCATTACTACATTCTAATCTTTTGTAattatttgttaaaatatttatCACATTTTAGATGGCAGTAGCTTACAAATGAATTTCATGTTGGTTGTCAAACTAGATATTTCTCTATcttatttatttcaatttgttcttcgcAACTAATTTTTCTTTGTTATACAACCAAGGGCAGACAGGTACATTGCTCCGTATTTACGGTAAAatctggtaaacaagcgctaatATTTCAAATAGGTTATTGGCAGGATCGATTAGATCAATCCTATGACACATGTGCTAAAAGTTTGTTGAATTGTTATGTAGTATTTTTATGTAAAAGATAGTGACTTCGACTTGATCGAAATCTCTAAAGTAAATGTAAAAttgaaagtaaatgcgggaaagtGTAAATGTTTTCGACAGAAAATAAATGCTAGACATAAACTTAATGAAAAGACTTTGCACAAATTAAAAGTGGCGTTTGAATACATACATAGAACTCGATTACTCGTTTCTCACTTCGCTCAGATACTTTGAGTGTTTGAGTATTTTTGTAGTAATTGCAACACAAAATTCTAATCTAAGAactcttatttataaaaataactgTAACGAACAATCTTTTCTTCAGGGAGTGACACGTTTTTGCTTGAATGCATTTCGCCCAACATCTGGCATCCGCATGTCTTCTAAGAATGGTTAAGGATGAAAAGCAGTTACTCGACCTTGTTTCAAAAACTTCTCCGTCGAAAAATAGCAGACTTCTTCCAAAATATATTAAGTCCCAACATCGTCTCGAGGAAATAAACATCTCTACTCTCACTTTATGTCGAAGTCCTCTTCCCAACTTTTCTAGTCAAAACACTTTGACAATTCCACTTGATTCTTCTAAACATCTTTTCAACCCTTCTTGCTCTATCAAATTTATATTAGTGTGAATTTTCCAACTAACAAATTGTTCCCCCAAAAATGTCTTTTTCGACAAAAATTGAGAAAGGGACATTTTTTAATCACTTGACACAACAATTTCTTACTGCTATTACGTCATGGTCATTATGACCACTTTTCTCAAACTTTTCTTCGAGACGTGCAACGTTCAGGGTTTCATCATGATCCATATACTTAAGGGACATCATGGCAACTAAAAAGGTAATCGTTCAATCAACCTCTCTCACACCAACGCGTGTCCGACATTCTCTTCTACCTATTCATTTTCCACAACTGAACGGTTTCTTTTCCCTTTTATAAATAGAATTCCCCAGTCTCAATTATCTTTCTTTACCATTTTCTACTCAAAATCCTCTACACCTGAACTATCAACTCTCTCAGCAAACACAAAACCTTTCTCCAACCTTTAAATCCTTCAATCAACACAACTATGGCTCCTTCAAAATCAAAAAACACCAAGGAAAGCAAGAGCTTTAAGGAAACTTTACCAATGGCTACTCAAATCTTAAAGCCATTGCTGGTGGGGAATCAATAGTACGTTCCTGAGCCTCCTCTACAAGAAGAAGAACTCTGAATTTATCAATCTCAGGTACTGATTCCCTTTTCTATTTCTATGGAAACTCACGAACTTATGGGTCCTCTGCCTGACCCTAAGGTAAATGTTGAGAAACTTAAATAATATTTCCCTACTTATCACCGTGCTAAGCCAATAATTAGCTTAAAGAAGCTACAAAAAAATTTGGGACCTCAATAGTAGGTGAACCTAAGAAATCTTTGACTAGTGTTGTAGGGACTGAGGATGATGTTAGTTCTCTATTTTGTTGATTGGCATTAAATTTAGTAAAAAATATAGCAGCAATATGTTAAATAGGATGTAATTACTTTCTAAGAATAACAAGTTGAGCAAGAAGTCCTACTTTATGAAGGAAACATGTTGAGATGAATATTTCATCACCTGGAGAAACATGTTAGACAAGATGTTTATGCAGGATCATACGACATCGTGGCTGCTATGGGCTGGGCTGTTGGATTAATTTAGAATTCAACATATGCAAAATATTATGGGAATATTATGCAGTCCTAAGTGGAGCGAATTGATAGGTTTGGAAAAATCAAGTCAGAACCAAGAAGTATATTcactttctaattatggagataatttaggaaaaaagatatatttttatgCAGAAATTTCTGCAGATATGTAGCAGCTGATATGCTTTGattttgaagcccaaatccagttgggaaaaggttataaatagaagcattgtaacctagaAAAGACACGGGTCCAAGATGCAGAGATGTAGTACGAACTatagtacggtacccatgcagagcaagagggagcatttcatgccagtctttgtaagtcacAACCATCTTCTAGACAATCTTTTTAATATTCTTGTTAGCTGCTTCAaccgctccattcatctttggacggtaaagggggggggggggggaggaattgtgatgctcaatcttgaactcATCACATaactctttcatcatcttgttgttcagattGGAACCATTATCGGTAATGATTCTGTTGGGTACGCCATAGCGACAGATGAGATTGTTGATAAATCTTACTACCACTTGTCGAGTAAcattggtgtaagaggcagcttcgtcccatttggtgaagtaatcagtGACGaccaggatgaaacgatgtccatttgaAGTCTTtggttcaatcattccaatcatatcaattTCCTACAtagaaaaaggccatggagaggagatAATGTTGAGAAGCGTCGGAGGCAAGTGGAtcttatcagcatagatctggcatttgtggcacTTCTTCACATATCTGTAGTAGTCAGATTCCATTGCCATCCAATAGTAACCCGCTCTCAGTATCTTGTCATTGCATGTCCATTGGCACGAGTGCCAAAAGATCCTTCGTGAATTTCTTGTATTAACAGGTTTTCTTCGTGTCTATCCATGCATCTGAGCAATACCATGTCAAAATTCCTGTTGTAGAGCACATCCCCAGTCAAGAAGAAATTATCAGACAATCTTTTCAAAGTTCTTCTGTCTTTGCtagatgccccaagtgggtactcttgtttCTGTAAGAAGACTTTAATGTCATAAAACCACGGCTTGTCATCCGTGACAACTTCAACAGTGAATACATGAGAAGACCTATCTAGGCGCATGATTGTAATTTGAGTAGCTTCATTTGGAAACTTCACTTGATACATGGAAGCCGAGGTAGCCAATGCATCTGCCATTTGATTTTCCTCACAAGGTATGTGATGGAactcaactttgttaaagaaggtCAACAGTCTTcgggcataatctctgtaaggaattaaaccaagATGAcgggtttcccattctcctttgatctgattaATAACTAGAGCAGAATCTCCATACACATCCAGAATCTTGATTTTAAGATCAATGGCTTCTTCtagtcccatgatacaagcttcgtactctgccatattgttggtgcagtcgaacatCAGTCTTGTAGTAAACGGTACATGAGAACCTTGTGgcataacaatgattgccccaattctcTACCATAAGCATTAACAACTCCATCTAATATCAAACCCCATCGGAATTCGGGATCAAGTCCTTCTCCATGTAAAGGTCTTCATAATCTTTTGATTTCAAATACACAatctcttcatctgggaagtcgtCTTGCAAGGATTGATCATCATTAATAGGTTGAGAGGCCAAATGATCGGCTAAAATACTTCCTTTGGTGGCTTTTTGGGAACGATATTGGATGTCGTACTCCGATAATAACATCTACCACCGGGCAATTCTTCCAGTCAACGCAGGCTTTTCAAAcaagtatttgattggatccattttggatatgagatatgtcgtatgagtcaacatgtactgccttagccggcgagcagcccatacaagAGTGCAgaaagttttctcgagcagtgaatatcttgtttcacagtcggtataaTTTTTGCTCAAATAATAAATgacatactcttttcgaccagacccGTCTTGCTGACCCAGGGCATACCCCATAGAATCTTCAAGTACGGTCAAATACATGataaaaggtcttccttccattgGAGGGCTTAAAATTGGAGGTTCCAGCAGGTATTCTTTGATAtcctcaaaagctttctgacattcTTCTGTTCATTTACACTCTTGGTCCTTGCGGAGAAGCTTAAAGATCGatccacaagttgcagtcatatgagagataaatctggagttGTAATTCAACCGTCCAAGAAAACCTCTGACTTGTTTTTCAGTTTTTGGaggaggcatttcttgaatgactttgactttgtcgggatcaaccttaatacctctttggctgacgatgaaacctagtaGTTTTCCAGAGCGGACAACAAATGTGCATTTACTTGGATTCAAACCCAACTTATATTTTCTCAAACGTTGGAACAACTTTAGTAGGTGTCCCACATGTTCGTCTTCTGATGCAGACTTGGCAATGATGTTATCCACATAAACTTtaatttctttgtgaatcatatcatgtaaGAGAGTTGTCACGGCTCTTTGTTAAGTTGCTCCAACATTCTTCAGACCAAATGGCATTACACGGTAACAAAACGTGCCCCAGggtgtgatgaaagttgttttctccatatctcCAGGTGCCATCAcaatctgattgtaacctgagaatttATCCATAAATGAGAAGACTTTAAACTTAGCAGTGCTATCCACCAGCGTATCAATGTGTGGTAGcaggaaatcatcttttggacttgctctatttaaatctctgtaatcaacacacattctgacttttccatccttCTTGGGAAGAGgcatgttggccaaccattgaggatattctgatgtGACGAGGAAACCGGTGTTGATTTGCTTTTGTACCTCTTCTTTGATCTTGTCTGCCATATCTGGGAGAGTTCTTCTCAACTTTTGCTTAATAGGCAGACATTTTGGCTTTAACGATAATCTGTGCTCTACAATAGTGGTATTAAACCCATGCATATCTTGATATCTCCAAGCAAAGACATCCACATATTCTTTCAACAAATCAACCATTTTCTCTTTGACGCTTGTTTCTAACAATGCCCCAATTCGCAcatctcttttctcttcttcagtaccTAAATTGATTACTTCCAAAGGCTCTTTGTGCGGCTCAATGATCTTTTTCTCGTGCTCAAGTAGACGGGTGATCTCTTCAGGGATCTCTTCTTCAGTTTCGTACACAGGGTATTCAAAGTTGGGAGATGGCCTAGGATCATTGTTTTCAGCGAGTTTATCAAGAGATATCTGCACACAATTTATGTTTTGCTTTTTaggaacaaataaaagaaaatatgtatgtgtaaatttaagaaaaaaacaattttgattgattttatgggtTTTTTTAGATGTTACCATTTTTAGAAAAAGATAAACGATAAATAAAAGGAAAGCAAAAAATGCTTTTTTGTTAatgatttgaaacaaagccctacataagcTCACTTTTGTCTTGGGCAAAACAAAATGAATTATTTGAACAGCCCGACACATTACTCTTTCGCTTTGAGCAGAGCGAAAGGTTTTTTAAAAGATAGAAAATTACTTAGACTCATGAACAACAGAAGAGATCCTGATGGAAGTCCAGTTGGAGTTGTCCTCTCTACGCGTCACGAAGTTTGAACATTCTGGAACATCTTCAATGATATCAACTATGTCTTGTTTATTTGGGTTGATGTAGCCAACACTTTGAAAGGTCTCCTGCAGAGTCTTGCTGCAGATTCCATACTCAGGTTCTTTTCCTTTTGATTTCTGAGATGTGAATCCTAGACCACTTTTGTTCTTGTTGGTGTGAAATTCAATAAGATCCTTGGGCAACCACTTGTTAGGCATCTTTCCAGGATGAAATAGACGCACCAGCTTTCTTTCCGTATTCAGGATTAACAACTCCCAAAGCATGGAACTGAGCTGTAATTTCTTCAATGTTAGGAACAGAGGATAGTTGACAAACAAACATAGTCTTCTCTCCATAAACAATTATTAATTTGTCCTTCAAAGGGTATTTCAACATTTGGTGAAGATTCGAAGGGACAACTCTAGCACTGTGAATCCAAGGTCTTCCCAATAAACAGCTGTAAGCAGGATaaatttccatcacttggaaggTGATGTCAAAGTCATGAGGTCCGATGCGGATAGGTAGATCAATTTCTCCAATCTCATTGCGCGGGAACCCTTCAAATGTTAATATGCTAACTCCATTTGGCCTAAAAGGTGTCCCTTGATGGGAAAAACTTTCCAAGGTGCTCCATGGCATAATGTTCAGAGATGAACCAACGTCTACCAGTACATCTGTCAAAATGTTATCTTCATACTTTGCTGATATGTACAGGTCGCGATTGTGCTTCGGAATCCTTTGAGGAACTTCTCGCATCATACTGTCAAGTGGCTCATAGGTCATTTCTTCTTCAATGTAATTATGTCCCTTTCTTCCTTTGATTTCTTCATCCAGCAAACCCAGACCTATTAGAGTCAGAATGTCTTCTTGTAGATTGGCACAACCTCGCGTGCTTCCTTCATAAGTAGGACAACTATCATGACTAAAGTCAATCAATCCGTTTTAGTCCCATACTTTGTGTATCAATCGTAAGGATCCACGCACAATGCGAACATCGGGAACATACTTTACCGTGGAACATTCCCCAATCATGTTGACATTGTTCTCATCCCTATCTCACAGAATCTGGATAAGTCCTCAATCCATGAGGCTTTGAATTCATGCTTTTACCAGTGCACGTCCTCGGGATTTTTGGAGCAGATTCGGAAAGAGCCATAGTGGTGTTGGGTTAAGCCTCCCATTCTCCACAAGGTAGCGTGCATTTGCACTATGCCATATCTTAACAAGTGTACGACATAAACTTGGTATTGGTCAGGACAACCATGTACCATGTTGATAGAGTGGATTTCTTCAtcccttttcttttttgataTGCTGATAATTCCTCAATCTAGTAGTTTCTGAAGGTCTTCAACTATGAAAGTACATCCACGAAGGACGTTAGAACATATTGGACAAGCATTATAGTTATGCGGAGGAAAGTAGCCATGTTCACACAAGACAACGTGCATATTCACCAAGGATTGAGGTAATTCAcaaacatcttgtatgtattcaTAACCGGATTGAGTCTTAATTGCATTGACAGTCTCATGGTTGGGAAGTAGATTAAATTGAACATTAGGTTGACATCCTTGAAGGTGAGCATGTTGCTTTGGACCAGTTTCTGTACTTCACTCATAAGAGGGTAACAATTTTCCACAGTATGACCAAGAGCATTCTTGTAGAAAGCACAACGAGCATCTGCCTTGTACCAAAATAGGGGATtagcaggaggaggaggattcCTCAGTTGAACTATATTTTTTTGAAGTAACATAGGAAGCAATTCCGTATAAGTCATCAGAATAGGATCAAAAGGCAAATATTTCccttgttgattttgttgaggagcatgttgtcgaggctgttgaggCTGAGGTTTCTGGACATTCTGAGGTGAAGCTTGGCTAACAACTTGAGTCACAGCAGCAATTTGTTGTGGTTGATACAGTCTTTTCCTTCTTCTTAAGATAGCTCTCAcagtttcttcctttttcttggtAAAGTTTCCACCAAATCTTTTGACGCCACTAGATAGTGGTAAACCAACTTCTTTGATTAGGCGACCTTCTCGGATACCTTCTTCAagccgcatccccatgtttaccatttcagtaAAATCATTAGGAGCGCTTGCTACCATCTTTTCATAATAAAATGTGCCTAGTGTCTTAAGGAACACTTtggtcatttctttttcttccattAGAGGAATAATTTGAGCAGCTAGTTCACGCCATCTTTGTGCGTATTCTTTAAAAGTCTCTTTTTCTCTTTGGGACATAgcacggagttgatctctgtccggTGCCGTATCaatgttgtatttgtattgtctgATGAAAGCTTCCCCTAGGTCATGGAAAGTACGGATGTAAGTACTATCCAAACCCATGTACCATTTCAAAGCAGCTCCaaataagctatcttgaaagtagTGAATTAACAAGCATTGATCTTCTGTGTGCATGCACATTTTCCTTACATACATGATCAGATGACTGTGAGGAcaggaattccctttgtacttctcaaattctggGAATCTGAACTTGGCTGGAACTCTAACATTCGGAACCAAGCATAAGTCATTTACTTCTTTTCTAAATGGATCTTTTCCCCTGAGGGCCTTGATCTCTTTCCGCATTTCCAGAAATTGGTCTTCCAATTCTTCCAATCTTCCCATACCTTTAGAAGGAGCACCATGGAAAATTTGTTCATTTTGAATAGGGATAACATTCATTGCAATAGGAGTAGTAGTCATGATAGCCCGAGGAATTGTTGTTTGTCGAACAGGAATCTGTTGTCCAGCCAATTGGAAATCCATCTCTATCCCATATGGTCTAGTGGTCTTAGGATTTGTCACAGGAATTGTAGGAATCTGAGCAGTCTCTATCTTGGAGATCACAACAGTTTGAGCTTGGGTTGATGGCTGATTCTGAGCACCCACCAAGTCTTGAACCATATAAGTTAATCTTTCAATACTGGAGCGTAGGACaacaacttctttttgccactCTGTTTCATCAATCATACCGTCTTCCATTCTTTGACGATTGGTGCAAGTATTATACCGGTGCATCAACTTGACTTTCTGAGGAGAGAGGGAGGAATGAATAAGACTCCGACTCAGATGtgagtgtgaatgtgaatgtgaatgtgaatgtggtatgatgcatgcaatgcaaaataatcttttttgttttaatttcaaagTATATCAcaatatctttcaaggatttatttaaaagttttgtaaatgtaaacactatatagtaacttgaaaaagaaaattcattcattaataataaagGGACAAGGCATCCTTGGTACatataagggtcatcgagggataatcgagggtcatcgaaggAATCTTGTTCTTTTGATAGCATACAAAGGGACAATGGACAACCAAATCATAAACTACTTTCAAGAGTTACAAGGtagaaacaaacaaagaaaactagTAAAATCCAAGAGTGATCATCAAAGCCTAGTGAGAAGTATCCATATCATCtcgagtcttcttcttcttcagcttgaCCTTCTCTAGCTTCTCAATAATACTCTTCCAAGCAGCTTCTTTTGGAGGGAGAGCTTCTTCTTTTTGCTtccttttcttctctctctcataTTTGGCAATAGTAGCATCCTTAGCTATGAGCCAAGTGTCTTGAAGGAAAAGttgatcattcttttcttttagCACATCTTCATAGGATTCTTCCAAAATTCATAATTCAACATCAGAGTACTCAAACTTCTTCTTCCAATGGTCTCTTGATTTCTTCATTTTCCTTAGAGCTTCTTGGAGGCTTTCAACTTTTGAAGGAACTACAACTGGTGGAATATACTCCTCAATAGGAGGTACAAATGTTCTAGGGAGAATAGGCATTTTAAGGGCTCAAGAGAGAGATCCCCTTTGGTCttccaatctttaatttcttttctatgGCTTGGATGCCAAGCATTAGCAATCCTCTCTCTAAACACTTTTTTCAACTCTTTCTTCAAGAAAGAACCCATCCAATAAATTGTTCCTTGGTCTTTTGTCCATAGGAAACCCAAATTGACGACGAGCTAACGCGGGGCTATAGCTGATTTCTCCttttgtaccaatgaggggtacatttGGGAAATCACCACAACAGTCCAAGGTATTCATTCTACAGAAGTGATTGTTTGTCCAAACAATTTCAATGTTGGTAAGAGTCATGATCTTGTGAGACCATTTCAAACCTTCTTTTTGGATCCAGAACTCAAAGGTGTTAGGCAGATGAGATATGTACCACTTGTATAACAAAGGAGTACAACAGGTAACCAATCCCTTTCCATAGGAATTTCTGAGATGAATAGAATAATAAGTTTCCCCAAGTAAGGTAGGAACATGATTCTTCTTCATAAAGATCTTGATggcattcatatcaacaaagCTGTTAATGTTAGGGAATAAGAACAACCCGTACACCAACAAGGCAAAAAAACttcaaagtcttcttcctttgtttCTTGTGACAAGGTGAGAGCTTTCTCAATTAAGAACTCAGCAGATAATCCAGGTAATCCTCCTTTAGTAACCATGTTCTTTTCAACTTCTCCCCTTTTCAAATGAGTGGATTTTGCAATCTCACAAGGCTTGGGATCTtattctaaaccagtgaaaggaatTCTTCTAGTAATAGGTAACCCAATAATGCTTGAATATTCTTCCAAGGTAGGCAATAGTTGATAATAAagaaaggtgaagcaatgatacAAAGAGTCATAGAATTGAATCAAAGCGGAGAGGATTCCATCTCGGTTTTGAGGAGATACAACAATCTTCCATACTTGCTACAAAACTTGTCTTGATCAACAATCAAAGATCCTAGCTTTCTTAATTCTTCCACCTCAAAATCTTGAAAGtatatttcttgatttttcttcttTCAGGATCCATCCCTATAATTTTTACAAAACAAAaggtttcttttaattccttgaaagatattatgttttttagatgcatggatgaatgaatgcaaacatagcaAAAACATGGGTTTGAGggttcaaagtcacgagcatggagccaaaggtctatccatcccaaaggtgtgtactatggttATTTTGTACCCGTAGATCAAGGTTCTATTGTTTCCTAGACTCAAGCAGCCCAACTTGGAGATTGTAAACTCTGTATCAACATACGCATTTAAACAAAATCCAAGAGAACCTCATATGAGTGTAGCCTCGTGTAACAACTATTCTGAAAATGAATCAGACATAGTTTCCACACTACATCTTAGAGGCCAAGATTGGTTAAGGGTTTCTAGGTCCCAGCTTCTACAGCCTAGTTGAATGCAACGATGTATTCCCAACTTCATGGTCAACAAAGTTACTTCTAAAGAGGCCTCCACTGAGCGATGGATCTCAAATTGACTTCTTTGGGACTACTCCCTCGAGACCAAAATGACTATACCAGTCTCCTATAATAAGTTTACACTCTAAATCTGGGTTAGGATTTATCTCACCAcaaggggaatcaagccctttacCAATACAACCCAATAAAATAACAAGTATACACATAGGAAAATAAAAGACAAATGTATATATACAAAAGTAAAAAACAAACAATACTAAAAAAAAAGGTGGGGTCAACCCTTCCACAGATACACCAATAATTTGatcagtatccccagcagagtcgccacttttctgtagcggtaaaattGGTGAGACTGGAGTCATTAAGAAGGCTTAGCTcatttattttaaacaaattcgccaccgcgctttattgtttccaaaaaggaatgggaaaaagagcgaataaaacccaccgaagtttttaaaatcaaaactaataaacttatcagagatctggctacggagggtttgttttacaaggggaaggttttaagcacccctcatatccatggtactccatgggaacctctttgtttatgttattgtttgtttgtacatgtattttgaaaattctatgtgaaaaacttgtttaaaataaagggtggggatgggaagagaagtttttgaaagtgagctcgataagatatcgcatcttaggcctacataccccttaagtgcaatagggaagtcagagcttctgtagttcctcttaaaaggaaaataaaagggggcaAATTGGCCAAAATCGTTTTGgtgtgtgagctttaaaatactcacaagttttaaaagagggttaagctttaaaatacttaacaaatttataagggattaggctttaaa includes these proteins:
- the LOC131618626 gene encoding uncharacterized protein LOC131618626, with amino-acid sequence MGLEEAIDLKIKILDVYGDSALVINQIKGEWETRHLGLIPYRDYARRLLTFFNKVEFHHIPCEENQMADALATSASMYQVKFPNEATQITIMRLDRSSHVFTVEVVTDDKPWFYDIKVFLQKQEYPLGASSKDRRTLKRLSDNFFLTGDVLYNRNFDMVLLRCMDRHEENLLIQEIHEGSFGTRANGHAMTRY
- the LOC131618627 gene encoding uncharacterized protein LOC131618627; the protein is MEDGMIDETEWQKEVVVLRSSIERLTYMVQDLVGAQNQPSTQAQTVVISKIETAQIPTIPVTNPKTTRPYGIEMDFQLAGQQIPVRQTTIPRAIMTTTPIAMNVIPIQNEQIFHGAPSKGMGRLEELEDQFLEMRKEIKALRGKDPFRKEVNDLCLVPNVRVPAKFRFPEFEKYKGNSCPHSHLIMYVRKMCMHTEDQCLLIHYFQDSLFGAALKWYMGLDSTYIRTFHDLGEAFIRQYKYNIDTAPDRDQLRAMSQREKETFKEYAQRWRELAAQIIPLMEEKEMTKVFLKTLGTFYYEKMVASAPNDFTEMVNMGMRLEEGIREGRLIKEVGLPLSSGVKRFGGNFTKKKEETVRAILRRRKRLYQPQQIAAVTQVVSQASPQNVQKPQPQQPRQHAPQQNQQGKYLPFDPILMTYTELLPMLLQKNIVQLRNPPPPANPLFWYKADARCAFYKNALGHTVENCYPLMSEVQKLVQSNMLTFKDVNLMFNLIYFPTMRLSMQLRLNPVMNTYKMFVNYLNPW